GGGTTCCAGACCTATCTCGAGACCGGGGAGAGAACCATCGACTGGGACGGGATCGAGCTCCCGGCGCTGCACAAGGACGGCCACGAGATCCCCGTTACGATCAGCGTCTGCGAACACGAGTACGACGGGCAGCGACTGTTCACCGGCCTGTTCCGGGACGTCTCAGATCTGAAAGCACGGGAGCGACGGCTGGAGGAACAGAACGAACAGCTCGAGAGGTTCGCAAGGACGCTCACTCACGACCTCCGGAATCCGTTGAACGTCGTTCAGGGGTACGCCTCGCTCCCGGTCGACGAGGTCGGCCAGGACGAACTCGACGAGATCGCGTTCGCCGCCGCTCGGATGGAGACCCTTATCGAGAACGTGCTGGCGCTCACTCGGGAAGGTGAGACGATCGGGGCGACCGAGCCGGTCGAGCTCGAGGAGATCGCGACCGACTCCTGGCAGTGGGTGAACACCGACGACGCCGAACTGGTCGTCGAGAGCTCCGGGACCGTGCTGGCCGACCGGAGCCGGCTGGGATCGCTGTTCGAGAACTGCTACCGGAACGCCGTCGATCACGGCGGGTCGGCGGTGACGGTTACGGTCGGCGAACTCGGCGGGAAGCCGGGATTCTACGTCGAGGACGACGGCGACGGTCTCCCGGACGACGATCGGGATCCCTTCGAGCGGGGGGTCA
This genomic window from Natronococcus occultus SP4 contains:
- a CDS encoding PAS domain S-box protein, translated to MSHPQSSADKSLPDPHVDATDEFYRLLVANTSEGLLTLDETSTIVFANPAIEEILGYAPETLVGRSKLDIVPDRLEEAHERGFQTYLETGERTIDWDGIELPALHKDGHEIPVTISVCEHEYDGQRLFTGLFRDVSDLKARERRLEEQNEQLERFARTLTHDLRNPLNVVQGYASLPVDEVGQDELDEIAFAAARMETLIENVLALTREGETIGATEPVELEEIATDSWQWVNTDDAELVVESSGTVLADRSRLGSLFENCYRNAVDHGGSAVTVTVGELGGKPGFYVEDDGDGLPDDDRDPFERGVTTAEDGTGLGLAIVERIATAHDWTVDVGAGTDGGARFEFVTSL